A region from the Colwellia sp. PAMC 21821 genome encodes:
- a CDS encoding cation:dicarboxylase symporter family transporter, translating to MTIFKLSNIPTSTRIIIAMIMGLLIGSFTNTLYSTVNHLADALVMLLQMTALPYISLSLMVGIGGLSASKAKSALKSSVILVILLIVLMLCFILMAPLSFPNWQTAEFYSANTIKVSQEFNIIELFIPSNPFNAFANAVIPAVVFFSVFIGIGLIPIKNKRQTLAVLSNLKQSVSNISHLVMRFAPVGIFCIGWRAAATLDASQLDGLMIYVASALVLTVLLSFVVFPALLATVTPFGYRAILKASREAMVTAFATGSFFVVIPIIVEKTKQLIASQYPDTENADKISDVIVPISYSLPVGGKLLSLLFVLFAAWFSGAYISFEDYVKLVVMGVPQLFGSSTLAMQNLLEIFNVSHSMFDFFLVSENLVVGRLSALLSVTFACCLPILVATSMAKAFTLKKKALFKYLVIIPALSAFAFVSLKFGFSSISYQYEGYAKFIERDFLMESVNTKHLDNAAKNSQTVQPFIGVLTRIKQRGFIRVGYFRDDLPYSFHNNKGKLVGFDIEIMNQLAIDLNVDIEFVKIFRNQAKTLLSSGYLDITTGVPVIPDNMTKYTLTMPYSAQSLAIIVKDKRRAEFTKWDNILQRDDLTLGIPESFYYEKAIARTFTHGKAWEISTPRLFFKPEFAHIDAMLFGAAASSAWTLLNPSYTVVVPKPELAPLFMAFPINKNDHSFELFMRNWITMKQQSNTIDKLFNYWIKGDTSLAKQTQ from the coding sequence ATGACCATATTTAAGCTCAGTAACATACCTACCTCTACCCGTATTATCATCGCCATGATCATGGGGCTTCTGATAGGTAGCTTTACCAACACCTTATATTCGACAGTGAACCACCTTGCCGATGCCCTTGTCATGCTATTGCAAATGACAGCGCTACCTTATATTTCCCTGTCACTAATGGTCGGTATTGGCGGTTTGTCTGCCAGTAAAGCCAAATCAGCTCTTAAGAGCAGCGTAATACTGGTAATCTTGCTCATAGTGCTGATGTTATGCTTTATATTGATGGCGCCTTTATCCTTTCCTAATTGGCAAACAGCCGAGTTTTATAGCGCTAATACCATTAAAGTTAGCCAAGAATTTAATATCATTGAACTATTTATTCCGTCGAACCCTTTTAATGCTTTTGCAAATGCGGTGATCCCTGCCGTGGTGTTTTTTAGCGTATTTATTGGCATTGGCTTAATACCAATTAAAAATAAACGCCAAACACTCGCGGTGTTAAGCAATTTAAAACAATCCGTTAGTAATATAAGCCACTTAGTTATGCGTTTCGCTCCTGTTGGCATATTCTGTATTGGTTGGCGGGCGGCAGCAACCCTTGATGCTTCTCAACTCGATGGTTTAATGATTTACGTTGCAAGCGCCTTAGTGCTGACAGTTTTATTATCTTTTGTTGTCTTTCCTGCCCTGTTAGCAACGGTTACCCCGTTTGGCTACCGAGCAATTTTAAAAGCCTCAAGAGAAGCTATGGTGACAGCATTCGCAACTGGTAGCTTCTTTGTCGTAATTCCTATCATTGTCGAGAAAACTAAACAGTTAATCGCGAGCCAATACCCTGATACCGAGAATGCCGATAAAATTTCCGATGTAATTGTGCCAATCAGTTATAGTTTGCCGGTTGGGGGTAAATTGTTATCGCTGCTCTTTGTGCTGTTTGCCGCGTGGTTTTCTGGTGCCTATATTAGCTTTGAAGATTATGTGAAATTAGTAGTAATGGGTGTTCCACAATTGTTTGGTAGCAGTACCTTAGCCATGCAAAACCTACTAGAAATATTTAATGTTTCACATTCAATGTTTGACTTCTTTCTTGTTTCAGAAAACCTAGTTGTTGGGCGTTTATCGGCATTACTTTCAGTAACTTTTGCCTGTTGCTTACCCATACTTGTTGCGACGAGTATGGCCAAAGCTTTTACCTTAAAGAAGAAGGCGCTGTTTAAATATTTGGTTATTATTCCTGCCTTATCAGCTTTCGCCTTTGTTAGCCTAAAATTTGGATTTAGCTCAATTAGTTATCAGTATGAAGGCTACGCTAAATTTATAGAACGCGACTTTCTTATGGAAAGCGTTAACACTAAACATTTAGATAATGCCGCGAAAAACAGCCAAACAGTTCAGCCTTTTATTGGCGTTTTAACGCGCATAAAACAGCGAGGCTTCATCCGCGTAGGTTATTTTCGTGACGATTTACCTTATTCATTTCACAACAATAAAGGCAAACTTGTTGGCTTCGATATTGAAATAATGAACCAGCTCGCGATTGATTTAAATGTCGATATTGAGTTTGTTAAAATATTTCGTAATCAAGCGAAAACTTTACTATCCTCAGGCTATTTAGACATCACCACAGGTGTGCCAGTTATTCCAGATAACATGACAAAATATACCCTAACAATGCCTTACAGCGCACAAAGTTTGGCTATTATTGTTAAAGATAAAAGGCGTGCAGAGTTTACAAAATGGGATAATATTTTACAGCGAGACGATCTCACCTTAGGTATTCCTGAGAGCTTTTATTACGAAAAAGCTATTGCTAGAACGTTTACTCATGGTAAAGCCTGGGAAATATCGACACCGCGGTTATTCTTTAAACCCGAGTTTGCCCATATTGATGCCATGCTTTTTGGCGCGGCAGCTTCATCTGCCTGGACATTGCTAAATCCAAGTTATACCGTGGTTGTGCCGAAGCCTGAATTAGCGCCACTTTTTATGGCTTTCCCTATTAATAAAAATGATCATAGTTTTGAACTGTTTATGCGTAATTGGATCACCATGAAACAGCAGAGTAACACTATCGATAAACTGTTTAACTATTGGATTAAAGGCGATACAAGTTTGGCAAAACAAACACAATAA
- the rcsF gene encoding Rcs stress response system protein RcsF, whose product MKNFKTMPVIAKRHATILLFAALFATGCAKINDISTNLDRENFKNYFSPTKVKIIASEKEFVGKYKFLGLVEGESCQEKAHHAAPNEIDARTEARGKAYKLEANAIIFSQCVMIEEDKASKYCVASTVCYGRAYKVEQVK is encoded by the coding sequence ATGAAAAATTTTAAAACGATGCCAGTAATTGCTAAACGCCATGCAACAATATTATTGTTTGCCGCATTATTCGCAACTGGTTGTGCCAAAATAAACGACATATCAACAAACTTGGATCGTGAAAATTTCAAAAATTATTTTTCTCCGACAAAAGTGAAAATTATCGCTAGTGAAAAAGAATTCGTCGGTAAGTATAAGTTTCTAGGCTTGGTTGAAGGCGAGTCTTGCCAAGAGAAAGCACATCACGCAGCCCCCAATGAAATTGATGCTCGCACCGAAGCACGAGGTAAAGCCTATAAACTTGAGGCCAATGCTATCATCTTTAGCCAATGTGTCATGATAGAAGAAGATAAAGCCTCGAAGTATTGTGTCGCATCTACCGTTTGCTATGGTCGAGCTTACAAGGTTGAGCAAGTAAAATAA
- the tsaA gene encoding tRNA (N6-threonylcarbamoyladenosine(37)-N6)-methyltransferase TrmO has product MSDSINLTVIGTIDSPYKEKFAIPRQPGIVTAAQGQLHLTGSANNAELVRGLEQFSHIWLLFVFHGTQAQGWKPLVRPPRLGGNKKLGVFATRSTFRPNPIGMSVVKLDRIEQCSSGQSSTGQKTSQVILHISELDLLDGTPILDIKPYVPYADIIENAHGGYAQEQPNNNIKVIFSNAALVTLDRNSEHYPTLQSLIEQVLSQDPRPAYKQNKADDKVYGMTLYKFNINWQMADSSTLHVIAIQDAAIQDIHSNTV; this is encoded by the coding sequence ATGTCTGACAGCATTAACTTAACTGTTATTGGTACTATCGACTCTCCCTATAAGGAAAAGTTTGCTATCCCCAGACAGCCCGGTATTGTAACTGCGGCTCAAGGGCAATTGCATCTAACCGGCTCGGCCAATAATGCCGAGCTAGTGCGAGGTTTAGAGCAATTTAGTCATATCTGGCTATTGTTTGTTTTTCATGGCACACAAGCACAAGGTTGGAAACCACTGGTACGCCCGCCACGCTTAGGCGGCAATAAAAAGCTTGGGGTATTTGCCACACGTTCAACGTTTAGGCCTAACCCTATTGGCATGTCGGTGGTTAAACTTGACCGAATAGAGCAATGTTCGTCAGGACAAAGCAGCACAGGACAAAAAACTTCGCAGGTAATTTTGCATATCAGTGAATTAGACTTACTTGATGGTACGCCGATTTTAGATATTAAACCTTACGTGCCCTACGCTGATATTATCGAAAATGCCCATGGCGGCTATGCTCAAGAACAACCGAACAACAATATTAAGGTGATATTTTCTAACGCCGCATTAGTTACCTTAGACAGAAATAGCGAGCATTATCCAACACTGCAAAGTCTTATCGAACAAGTGTTAAGCCAAGATCCTCGCCCTGCTTATAAACAAAACAAAGCTGACGATAAAGTTTACGGTATGACCCTGTACAAATTTAATATCAATTGGCAGATGGCTGATAGTTCAACATTGCACGTCATTGCTATACAAGACGCTGCTATACAAGACATCCATAGCAACACGGTGTAA
- a CDS encoding DMT family transporter: MFMRVGAPEFGPIVFTTLRTGIAAIFLIACLVLFKETKALKGRWRDIFVVGALNTAIPFALFSFATLTLTAGTASVLNATAPMFGAIVAYLWLKDKLTLSAMFGLLIGFIGVYLLVSDNLHFGMELSNKSVENNALLPTLAAMLAALCYGISANYTKKYLSTIKPLALAAGSQISATAMLLPLSLFFMPETLPSTNAIWSVILIGVICTGVAYIIFFRLIAQLGPAKAISLTYLIPAFGILWGALFLGEAISLMMVIGGGVILFGVALTTGVLQRK; encoded by the coding sequence ATGTTCATGCGCGTTGGTGCTCCTGAATTTGGCCCAATAGTTTTTACCACTTTGCGCACAGGCATAGCGGCTATTTTCTTAATCGCATGCTTAGTTTTATTCAAAGAGACTAAAGCGCTAAAAGGACGCTGGCGAGATATTTTCGTTGTAGGGGCTTTAAATACCGCGATACCATTTGCCTTATTCAGTTTTGCTACATTAACCCTAACAGCCGGAACAGCCTCAGTATTAAACGCAACCGCCCCTATGTTTGGCGCGATAGTCGCCTATTTATGGTTAAAAGATAAATTAACCCTAAGTGCTATGTTTGGCTTACTTATTGGCTTTATTGGTGTGTACTTATTAGTGTCTGACAATTTACATTTTGGCATGGAACTCTCTAATAAATCAGTAGAAAATAATGCCTTACTACCAACCTTAGCGGCGATGTTGGCCGCGTTGTGTTACGGTATTTCAGCTAATTATACCAAGAAATACCTCAGCACAATAAAACCGTTAGCCTTAGCTGCCGGCAGCCAAATTTCAGCTACCGCTATGCTACTACCGTTAAGTTTATTTTTTATGCCTGAAACATTACCTAGCACCAATGCAATCTGGTCCGTTATATTAATTGGTGTTATCTGCACTGGCGTTGCCTATATTATATTCTTTCGACTTATTGCGCAGCTTGGTCCTGCTAAAGCTATTTCGTTGACCTATTTAATTCCTGCTTTCGGCATTCTATGGGGTGCGTTATTTTTAGGTGAAGCCATCAGCTTAATGATGGTTATTGGCGGTGGTGTGATACTGTTTGGGGTGGCATTAACAACTGGCGTTCTGCAAAGAAAATAA
- a CDS encoding amidohydrolase family protein — MFTLKSSISTIALVVSAALSQSALAATTVIHAGELLVSAGKTPLKQQTLVITDGKITELKSGFVDVNRFENDTTFIDLSSSFVMAGLMDMHVHLQGELGPKNDSEMVNLSDADTLMKSAYFAHKTLMAGFTTVRDLGSSAEQIFALRDGVKRGWITGPTIIAAGSSVAVTGGHGDVDGMAPDLMELHTAKTVCDGPYDCRRATRHAIKFGADVIKITSTGGVLSDTDTGTGQQMADDELKEVVDTAHALGRKVASHAHAAAGINAALRAGVDSIEHGSYADKESIKLFKKGGAYLVPTLMAGDTVVNMAKNTDFMSPAIRAKAIRVGGDMIENFKRSYKAGVKIAYGTDSGVSKHGYNAREAQLMFEAGMSPQDILVSATINGADLIGKSKSLGTLEVGKVADIIAMHASPLNDINELLDVDFVMKGGKVVKQK, encoded by the coding sequence ATGTTTACATTGAAATCTTCAATATCAACTATCGCGCTAGTCGTGAGTGCTGCATTGTCTCAGTCAGCATTGGCGGCCACTACCGTTATTCATGCCGGTGAATTATTGGTTAGCGCTGGTAAAACTCCGCTTAAGCAACAAACTTTAGTGATTACCGATGGTAAAATCACCGAGCTTAAATCTGGGTTTGTTGACGTAAACCGTTTCGAAAACGATACAACATTCATTGATTTATCTTCAAGTTTTGTGATGGCTGGCCTTATGGATATGCATGTGCATTTGCAAGGTGAACTGGGTCCGAAAAACGATAGTGAAATGGTAAATTTATCTGACGCGGATACATTAATGAAAAGCGCTTATTTTGCTCATAAAACCTTAATGGCTGGCTTTACAACTGTCAGAGATTTAGGCAGCAGTGCTGAGCAGATATTTGCGCTTCGCGATGGTGTAAAGCGCGGTTGGATAACTGGGCCAACGATTATTGCCGCTGGTAGTAGTGTTGCCGTAACTGGCGGACATGGTGATGTAGACGGTATGGCGCCTGATTTAATGGAGCTGCATACCGCAAAAACGGTTTGTGATGGCCCTTACGATTGTCGACGCGCCACGCGTCATGCGATTAAGTTTGGGGCAGATGTGATTAAAATCACCTCAACGGGCGGTGTGTTATCAGATACCGATACCGGTACGGGTCAGCAAATGGCCGATGATGAATTAAAAGAAGTGGTTGATACCGCCCATGCTCTGGGTCGTAAAGTGGCGAGTCATGCCCATGCCGCAGCCGGTATTAACGCGGCATTACGTGCAGGCGTTGACAGTATCGAACATGGCAGTTACGCCGATAAAGAAAGTATTAAACTCTTTAAAAAAGGTGGTGCTTATTTAGTGCCGACATTAATGGCGGGCGATACCGTGGTTAATATGGCAAAAAACACTGACTTTATGTCGCCAGCTATCCGCGCTAAAGCTATTCGTGTCGGTGGTGACATGATCGAAAACTTCAAACGCTCATATAAAGCGGGAGTAAAAATAGCTTACGGTACTGACAGTGGCGTTTCAAAACACGGCTATAATGCCCGCGAAGCACAGTTAATGTTTGAAGCGGGTATGTCACCACAAGACATTTTAGTGTCAGCGACAATCAATGGCGCTGACTTAATTGGCAAGTCAAAAAGTTTAGGTACATTAGAAGTGGGTAAAGTGGCGGATATTATTGCCATGCATGCTAGCCCATTAAACGATATTAATGAACTGCTTGACGTAGACTTTGTAATGAAAGGTGGTAAGGTCGTTAAGCAAAAGTAA
- a CDS encoding peptidylprolyl isomerase has product MKITDKTVVQFHYVLKDEAGAEIENSHAGDPLAYLHGYKNMLVGVENALAGKETGDKFSVTLQPEDAYGARQEDAIQRVPVKHMQGLPTPSAKWKAGMTAVVNTDGGQRQVTVLKAGKFMVTVDTNPPLAGKVLTFDLEVADVREATTEEIEHGHAHGAGGHHH; this is encoded by the coding sequence ATGAAAATTACCGATAAAACCGTTGTTCAGTTTCACTACGTACTTAAAGATGAAGCGGGTGCTGAAATAGAGAACTCTCATGCTGGTGACCCATTAGCCTACCTACACGGTTACAAAAACATGTTAGTTGGCGTAGAAAACGCATTAGCTGGCAAAGAAACTGGTGACAAGTTTTCAGTGACGTTACAACCTGAAGACGCTTACGGTGCGCGTCAAGAAGATGCAATACAACGTGTACCAGTAAAACATATGCAAGGTTTACCAACGCCAAGTGCTAAATGGAAAGCGGGCATGACAGCGGTAGTGAATACTGATGGCGGTCAACGCCAAGTGACAGTACTTAAAGCCGGTAAATTTATGGTGACTGTTGATACTAATCCACCACTTGCGGGTAAAGTACTGACTTTTGATTTAGAAGTTGCCGATGTACGTGAAGCAACGACTGAAGAAATTGAACATGGCCATGCCCACGGCGCAGGTGGTCATCACCACTAA
- a CDS encoding DMT family transporter — MELWIYFTLLAAFMQAIRTAGQKQLTQHLNAMATTGVRYIYALPFTWLYLWWVLDYSTLPMPPLNNQFLQYALIACVMQIIGTVCLVAAFKYRNFAVATSLAKTEAIQVAVVGALLFSASLTLMGWFSVVIGVVGVLLVSKVKFTRKDVLQNPGAGFGLASGLGLAITTLLVRESSLALNTDLLLSAAVTLTFMITVQSIISLIYVYCQDKRQLVTMFTQWRLCLFVGITSVVGSIGWFTAMSFQNAAYVKALGQVEFFITLFITYRIFKEKISAVEYLGMLLIIISVLVLLLWA, encoded by the coding sequence TTGGAACTTTGGATTTACTTCACTTTACTTGCTGCTTTTATGCAAGCCATTCGCACTGCGGGCCAAAAACAGCTTACGCAACATCTTAATGCTATGGCAACAACCGGTGTTAGGTATATTTACGCACTGCCTTTTACCTGGCTTTATTTATGGTGGGTGCTCGATTATAGCACCTTGCCCATGCCGCCATTAAATAACCAATTTTTACAATACGCGCTAATCGCATGTGTGATGCAAATTATTGGTACGGTATGTTTAGTTGCTGCATTTAAATATCGCAATTTTGCTGTGGCGACGAGTTTAGCTAAAACCGAAGCCATTCAAGTTGCCGTTGTCGGCGCCTTGCTATTTTCAGCTAGTTTAACCCTGATGGGCTGGTTTTCAGTAGTTATTGGTGTGGTAGGAGTTTTGTTAGTGTCCAAAGTTAAGTTTACGCGTAAAGATGTTTTGCAAAACCCAGGAGCAGGTTTTGGTTTAGCGTCAGGTTTAGGTTTAGCAATAACCACATTACTCGTTCGTGAATCTAGCTTGGCGTTAAATACAGACTTGTTATTGAGTGCTGCAGTTACTTTAACTTTTATGATCACGGTGCAGTCGATAATTTCGTTAATTTACGTATATTGTCAGGATAAGCGTCAGCTTGTTACTATGTTCACTCAATGGCGTTTATGTTTATTTGTTGGTATTACCAGTGTTGTTGGCTCAATAGGTTGGTTTACGGCCATGAGTTTTCAAAATGCGGCTTATGTTAAAGCATTGGGACAAGTAGAGTTTTTTATTACCTTGTTTATAACCTACCGTATTTTTAAAGAAAAAATATCAGCCGTAGAGTATTTAGGCATGCTGTTGATCATTATTAGTGTGTTGGTTTTATTACTCTGGGCTTAG
- a CDS encoding MBL fold metallo-hydrolase gives MELHCLNGYIQNIYLAEYADKLLLLDGCCRADIPVIEDFIVNQLKRPMSELALIVVTHMHPDHAGAANILRKKYGCKVAAANVPGQWYSSLDGKLMHLTDMLLTLWVAGRQKKVKKYIYYSSSLTPDYYLVDQTVLPGFEDWQVHFTQGHTDRDISLHHKESKQIYVADLMVKVRGAFIPPYPVFYPNRYLESLKKIKALNVESVLLAHGVKAQLTEQQWQQLIALSPTKPVTHWRSVKTKLKRVLLNH, from the coding sequence ATCGAACTACATTGCTTAAATGGTTATATTCAAAATATTTACCTGGCCGAGTACGCTGATAAGCTTTTATTGCTTGATGGCTGTTGCCGAGCCGACATTCCAGTTATTGAAGATTTTATTGTTAATCAACTTAAACGCCCGATGTCTGAGCTTGCCTTAATTGTGGTCACACATATGCACCCTGATCATGCAGGGGCTGCAAATATATTACGTAAAAAATATGGCTGTAAGGTAGCGGCAGCGAATGTACCGGGACAATGGTATTCAAGTTTAGACGGTAAGTTAATGCATTTAACTGATATGTTACTTACTTTATGGGTAGCCGGTCGTCAGAAAAAAGTAAAAAAATATATCTATTACTCTAGCTCACTAACACCAGATTATTATCTAGTTGATCAGACAGTTTTACCTGGTTTTGAAGATTGGCAAGTGCATTTTACTCAAGGTCATACTGACCGAGATATATCCTTGCATCATAAAGAAAGTAAGCAAATTTATGTTGCCGACTTAATGGTGAAAGTTAGAGGCGCCTTCATACCACCCTACCCGGTTTTTTATCCTAATAGGTATCTTGAGTCGTTGAAAAAAATAAAGGCCTTGAATGTTGAGTCTGTACTTTTAGCTCATGGTGTGAAAGCTCAGTTAACTGAACAGCAATGGCAACAGTTGATAGCGTTGTCGCCAACAAAACCTGTTACGCATTGGCGTTCAGTAAAAACAAAACTCAAACGGGTGCTATTAAATCACTAA
- a CDS encoding D-cysteine desulfhydrase family protein, protein MKYEHMPREPLGFFPTPLVELTKLSKKLNGPKIYMKRDDNTGLALGGNKTRKLEFIIGDALAQGADTIVTAGAAQSNHCRQTAAAAASLGLECHLVLGGQEPEKSDGNLLLDKIFGCKIHWSGTNRKGEDIPEIVEQLKKTGKKPYVVPYGGSNELGALAFLEAFKELESQRQNINASFTHIVFASSSGGTHAGLMLGNKIFKSSYKVVGINIDKGETDKVPFNQYIVSLANNTAKLIGENLNFSDTDLILNADYVGEGYGVIGALENEAISMTAQTEGILLDPVYTGRAMGGLIDMIRTGKIKKTDSVLFWHTGGAPALFAYSNDLDAAQ, encoded by the coding sequence ATGAAATATGAACACATGCCTAGAGAGCCTTTAGGTTTTTTCCCAACGCCATTAGTTGAACTGACTAAATTAAGTAAAAAGCTTAATGGGCCCAAAATTTACATGAAAAGAGATGATAATACGGGGCTTGCCTTGGGTGGTAACAAAACAAGGAAACTTGAGTTTATTATCGGAGATGCACTAGCTCAAGGTGCTGACACTATTGTTACTGCTGGTGCTGCGCAATCAAACCATTGCCGCCAAACCGCAGCAGCGGCGGCTAGTTTAGGGCTTGAATGTCATCTAGTTTTAGGCGGACAAGAACCAGAAAAATCTGATGGTAATCTTTTGCTAGATAAAATTTTTGGTTGTAAAATACATTGGTCGGGCACAAACCGTAAAGGAGAAGATATTCCTGAAATTGTTGAGCAATTAAAGAAAACAGGAAAAAAACCTTATGTTGTCCCTTATGGCGGTTCAAACGAATTAGGTGCTTTAGCATTCTTAGAGGCATTTAAAGAGTTAGAGTCTCAGCGTCAAAACATAAATGCTTCTTTCACCCATATTGTATTTGCATCTAGTTCAGGCGGCACACATGCTGGTTTAATGCTTGGGAATAAAATATTTAAATCATCTTATAAAGTAGTGGGCATAAATATCGATAAAGGTGAAACTGATAAAGTCCCTTTTAATCAATACATTGTATCTCTTGCTAATAATACGGCAAAATTAATAGGTGAAAACCTTAATTTCTCAGATACAGACTTAATACTTAACGCTGATTATGTCGGTGAAGGTTATGGTGTCATTGGGGCCTTAGAAAATGAAGCCATTTCGATGACAGCTCAAACTGAAGGCATATTATTGGACCCTGTATATACTGGTAGAGCAATGGGTGGCCTAATAGATATGATCCGCACTGGGAAAATCAAGAAAACAGACAGTGTTTTATTTTGGCATACTGGCGGCGCACCAGCGTTATTTGCTTACTCAAATGATTTAGATGCTGCTCAATAA
- a CDS encoding transporter substrate-binding domain-containing protein translates to MKQLKIRGFIRNINIIFLIFVSLPAIATEPLLFATHARAPLSLYLTEVIQAALGPYSITVNVIEMPGSRVISQVNSGHVDGDLSRVINFKDISDADTSNYRLVNEPIVLTEIVMITLAQKEITRPITWETINQGKVSFLRGSKTIRKYLNIENRVAVSSNKQVLEMVANKRVNSAIMFASVAKKMLNQSPELSRKLIIQSPAVLSFHLFTYLNKKHADLVPKLELSLKQLKDDGFLENTANKYQVTAASAATLSAVSLLPEINADRPLL, encoded by the coding sequence ATGAAACAGCTAAAAATAAGAGGTTTTATAAGAAACATCAATATTATTTTTTTGATCTTTGTTTCCTTGCCTGCAATAGCAACAGAGCCCCTGCTATTTGCAACTCATGCTCGAGCTCCCTTGAGTTTATATTTGACAGAAGTTATTCAAGCAGCGCTTGGACCCTATTCAATTACAGTAAACGTTATTGAAATGCCTGGCAGCAGAGTTATTTCGCAAGTAAATAGTGGTCATGTTGATGGCGATCTATCGCGTGTAATCAATTTTAAAGATATTTCAGATGCAGACACATCAAATTATCGACTCGTTAACGAGCCTATCGTATTAACTGAAATAGTGATGATTACATTGGCACAAAAAGAAATCACCCGTCCGATCACCTGGGAAACCATCAATCAAGGCAAAGTCTCATTTCTACGAGGTTCTAAAACGATCAGAAAGTATCTCAACATTGAAAATCGTGTCGCTGTCTCTTCGAACAAACAAGTGTTAGAAATGGTTGCCAATAAACGGGTAAATTCGGCTATTATGTTTGCATCGGTTGCAAAAAAGATGCTGAATCAATCTCCCGAATTAAGCCGTAAATTAATAATACAAAGTCCGGCAGTGCTTTCATTCCACCTTTTTACTTATCTCAATAAAAAACACGCCGATTTAGTTCCAAAACTTGAGCTTTCGTTGAAACAGCTCAAAGATGACGGTTTTTTAGAAAATACCGCCAATAAATATCAGGTCACCGCAGCAAGCGCTGCAACGTTATCAGCGGTTAGCTTATTACCAGAAATTAACGCCGACAGACCCTTGCTATAG